In Triticum aestivum cultivar Chinese Spring chromosome 5B, IWGSC CS RefSeq v2.1, whole genome shotgun sequence, the following proteins share a genomic window:
- the LOC123117281 gene encoding serine/threonine-protein kinase AGC1-5, with amino-acid sequence MERIRFRSVDAGAGTYPTTLPSPRMLDAAATEPPGFRKSMNPIYADGTARSASTAAISASLDAPDPNGSTRSHGADADAESGNSNNNSVAAVLVRRHTGGDARWEAIRAADARESPLSLGHFRLLKRLGYGDIGSVYLVELRGAAGGGALFAMKVMDKGSLVSRNKLSRAQTEREILGLLDHPFLPTLYSHFETDKFFCLLMEFCSGGNLHSLRQKQPSKHFTEHAARFYASEVLLALEYLHMLGVVYRDLKPENVLVREEGHIMLSDFDLSLRCAVSPTLVRTPSGRVGAAGGLVHGCKLPRILSSSKAKGKKKLAAAKATQQELVPGDGKKQPWTSLEFMAEPTGARSMSFVGTHEYLAPEIIRGDGHGSAVDWWTFGVFLYELLHGTTPFKGSGNRATLFNVVGQPLRFPDAPGVSTAARDLIRGLLAKEPQKRLAYRRGAAEIKQHPFFEGVNWALVRSAAPPYIPDAMDCCPVPVRLPSDAPSQGGTPRSVAPGGKAGSPRADPASYVDFEYF; translated from the exons ATGGAGCGCATCAGGTTCAGGAGCGTCGACGCCGGCGCCGGCACGTACCCGACGACGCTGCCGAGCCCCAGGATGCTCGACGCCGCCGCGACGGAGCCGCCGGGCTTCAGGAAGAGCATGAACCCGATCTACGCGGACGGCACCGCCCGCTCCGCGTCCACCGCGGCGATCTCGGCCTCCCTCGACGCCCCCGACCCGAACGGCTCCACACGAAGccacggcgccgacgccgacgccgagagcgggaacagcaacaacaacagcgtGGCCGCGGTGCTGGTGCGGCGGCACACCGGCGGGGACGCGCGCTGGGAGGCCATCCGGGCGGCGGACGCGCGCGAGTCGCCGCTCAGCCTGGGCCACTTCCGGCTGCTGAAGCGGCTGGGGTACGGCGACATCGGCAGCGTGTACCTGGTGGAGCTCCGCGGCGCCGCGGGCGGGGGCGCGCTCTTCGCAATGAAGGTGATGGACAAGGGGTCCCTGGTGAGCCGGAACAAGCTGTCCCGCGCGCAGACGGAGCGCGAGATCCTCGGCCTGCTCGACCACCCCTTCCTCCCCACGCTCTACTCCCACTTCGAGACCGACAAGTTCTTCTGCCTCCTCATGGAGTTCTGCAGCGGCGGCAACCTGCACTCCCTCCGCCAGAAGCAGCCCAGCAAGCACTTCACCGAGCACGCCGCCAG GTTTTACGCGTCCGAGGTGCTGCTGGCGCTGGAGTACCTGCACATGCTGGGCGTGGTGTACCGGGACCTCAAGCCGGAGAACGTGCTGGTGCGGGAGGAAGGCCACATCATGCTCTCCGACTTCGACCTCTCGCTCCGCTGCGCCGTCAGCCCCACGCTCGTCCGCACCCCGTCCGGCCGCGTCGGCGCCGCCGGCGGCCTCGTCCACGGCTGCAAGCTCCCGCGCATCctctcctccagcaaggccaagggcaagaaGAAGCTGGCGGCGGCCAAGGCCACCCAGCAAGAACTGGTGCCCGGCGACGGCAAGAAGCAGCCGTGGACGTCGCTCGAGTTCATGGCCGAGCCGACGGGCGCGCGGTCCATGTCCTTCGTCGGCACGCACGAGTACCTGGCGCCCGAGATCATCCGCGGCGACGGCCACGGCAGCGCCGTCGACTGGTGGACCTTCGGCGTCTTCCTCTACGAGCTGCTGCACGGCACCACGcccttcaagggctccggcaaccgCGCCACGCTCTTCAACGTCGTCGGCCAGCCGCTGCGCTTCCCGGACGCGCCCGGCGTCAGCACCGCCGCCAGGGACCTCATCCGCGGCCTGCTGGCCAAGGAGCCGCAGAAGCGGCTCGCGTACCGCCGCGGCGCCGCCGAGATCAAGCAGCACCCATTCTTCGAGGGCGTCAACTGGGCGCTCGTCAGGAGCGCCGCGCCGCCCTACATCCCGGACGCCATGGACTGCTGCCCCGTGCCCGTGCGGCTCCCCAGCGACGCCCCGTCGCAGGGCGGCACGCCGAGGAGCGTCGCCCCCGGTGGCAAGGCCGGCTCACCTCGTGCTGATCCGGCGTCGTACGTGGATTTCGAGTACTTCTAG